A genomic window from Purpureocillium takamizusanense chromosome 2, complete sequence includes:
- a CDS encoding Amidase (EggNog:ENOG503NWEQ~COG:I~COG:J~COG:T), producing MLHESQLPRSCDRCHALKERCQRLPGASKCDRCDRLQLPCQSNRPVKRPGRRPRPYHHLRTTSKPAVSSTPASTSTDSLPTPPAEDRDKEKWHSLCSSLTRLADSPPIDDDVHVMQRILSDDFLQQFVLPSFCDAHRESLVSQFFAARSIVKDAYVACAISMPGPGEDVSVPLDDMRLASSYRRATAALAILRTIKVKGEHDVPLCLALGAALLTFALRMGGFNAHAICSNVLGMAKDLYEANHGAIPVDLGFLTCLVLTDTSECLLRGGVPTLKLRPAPGVDRYIGLCQTLMPHYYDLCVLSNEMAQRRGDDALGKLCALERSISNWLPDIPDDFVNSYSATEISRMACQATVLQTAALLVIHRLRHPFGTEEDAARAMSSNVLKQLDVTRIITGQTPRSIDLALTVACLEVEDAAERWDHLRNASSIGVYSGMFSKRVADWMTMIWEARQIHSPLYWYDLGAISRAPS from the coding sequence ATGCTGCACGAATCCCAACTCCCGCGCTCTTGCGACCGCTGCCACGCTCTCAAGGAGCGCTGTCAGCGTCTCCCCGGCGCCTCCAAGTGTGACCGTTGCGACCGCTTGCAGCTTCCGTGCCAGTCCAACAGGCCCGTCAagcggcctgggcgacggccgcggccgtatCATCATTTGCGCACCACCTCCAAGCCGGCCGTGTCCTCGACTCCAGCTTCAACCTCAACCGACTCTCTACCCACGCCTCCGGCAGAAGACAGGGACAAGGAAAAGTGGCACTCGCTCTGCTCCAGCTTGACCCGCCTTGCCGATTCGCCCCCCATTGATGACGATGTGCACGTCATGCAGCGCATCCTCTCCGATGACTTCCTCCAGCAGTTTGTGCTGCCCAGCTTCTGCGACGCCCACCGCGAGAGCCTCGTCTCCCAGTTCTTTGCCGCCCGTTCCATCGTCAAGGATGCTTACGTGGCCTGCGCAATTTCCATGCCCGGCCCCGGGGAAGACGTGAGCGTGCCGCTCGACGATATGCGACTCGCCAGCAGCTACCGCAGGGCCACTGCTGCCTTGGCCATCCTTCGCACCATCAAAGTCAAAGGCGAGCACGACGTGCCGCTGTGCCTTGCAttgggcgcggcgctgcttACGTTCGCGCTGCGTATGGGTGGCTTCAACGCCCATGCCATATGCAGCAACGTCCTCGGCATGGCCAAAGACCTCTACGAGGCAAACCACGGCGCCATCCCCGTCGACCTTGGCTTTCTCACATGCCTCGTACTTACCGACACATCAGAGTGCTTGCTCCGTGGAGGCGTCCCCACGTTGAAGCTTCGACCGGCTCCGGGCGTGGACCGCTACATCGGGCTGTGCCAGACGCTGATGCCGCACTATTACGACCTCTGCGTGCTCAGCAACGAGATGGCCCAACGCCGAGGGGATGACGCGCTCGGGAAATTGTGTGCCTTGGAGAGGAGCATTAGCAACTGGCTACCCGACATCCCGGACGACTTCGTCAACAGCTACTCGGCAACAGAGATCTCGCGCATGGCCTGCCAGGCAACCGTGTTGCAAACGGCTGCTTTGCTTGTCATTCATCGGCTACGGCATCCGTTTGGCACTGAAGAAGACGCCGCGCGGGCCATGTCCTCTAACGTACtcaagcagctcgacgtcaCACGCATCATTACTGGCCAGACGCCCCGCAGCATCGACCTGGCGCTAACTGTGGCAtgcctcgaggtcgaagacGCTGCCGAGCGTTGGGACCATCTCCGCAATGCCTCGTCAATTGGCGTTTATTCTGGCATGTTCAGCAAGCGCGTGGCGGACTGGATGACCATGATATGGGAGGCGCGCCAGATACACAGCCCTCTATACTGGTATGATCTGGGCGCTATAAGCAGAGCGCCATCTTGA
- a CDS encoding uncharacterized protein (COG:S~EggNog:ENOG503P1KV~MEROPS:MER0002038) produces MATVAAAAAAEPPPAGGASNNSDADAAAYAAGLLDAQTKAAALFDEIERDLIRPGISEKALSDAIHALGQERHGVRTHWHKRVVRSGPNTLRPFEDNPPDRVVEEDDILVVDLGPVFEAWEADFGRTFVLGDDPAKIRLRDALEPLWYRVRDRFRQRPDMTGEELYRIAGDEVRADGWEFGAAIAGHIVGSFPHERIPRDKITLYIAEGSINSMDCVGKDGRKRHWILEIHIRDPVNNIQGFFEQLLTIG; encoded by the coding sequence ATGGCcaccgtcgcagcagcagcagcagcagagccgcCCCCCGCAGGAGGcgccagcaacaacagcgacgccgacgccgccgcctacgccgccggcctcctcgacgcgcagaccaaggccgccgccctcttcgacGAGATCGAGCGCGACCTCATCCGCCCCGGCATCTCCGAAAAGGCCCTCAGCGACGCCatccacgccctcggccaggagCGCCACGGCGTCCGCACGCACTGGCACAAGCGCGTCGTCCGCAGCGGCCCCAACACCCTCCGTCCCTTTGAGGACAACCCGcccgaccgcgtcgtcgaggaagacgacatcctcgtcgtcgacctcggcccCGTCTTCGAGGCCTGGGAGGCAGACTTTGGCCGCACTTttgtcctcggcgacgaccccGCCAAGATCCGCCTCCGtgatgccctcgagccccTCTGGTATCGCGTCAGGGATCGCTTCCGCCAGAGGCCCGACatgacgggcgaggagctgtatcgcatcgccggcgacgaggtgcgGGCCGATGGGTGGGAGtttggcgccgccatcgcgggACACATTGTCGGGTCCTTCCCCCACGAGAGGATCCCCCGCGACAAGATCACTCTTTACATTGCCGAGGGGAGCATCAATTCCATGGACTGCGTGGGCAAGGACGGCCGCAAGAGGCACTGGATCCTCGAGATTCACATCCGCGACCCCGTCAACAACATCCAGGGCTTCTTCGAGCAACTCTTGACGATTGGATGA
- a CDS encoding uncharacterized protein (SECRETED:SignalP(1-24~SECRETED:cutsite=AES-SE~SECRETED:prob=0.4310)~TransMembrane:1 (n8-19c24/25o557-581i)~EggNog:ENOG503NUBX) translates to MLDLLWKLSLLVTWLCGFATVAESSELVVRNLPGHSPDDTVREIRRRLDLRAKSANTTVLFDNSTSLDAALNDKTLFEFKTDNVAHRLGNGTNVHAGIQIRCAKCYIKGVARAKLTKQGSFNGSDVLDDIKNNTKSTFNSITGYWNNVTSVIKGNIKNMTLDEITTEIEQLPPPQIDFNVRLDFPDYQLQVAFVNTELYVELNTILSSGLSYSLTLYSSKNFGIDLENGLFVGVVFSIDLLLSVDNEVVISSGFHVKLDDEVLMTIALFSKQASGLEFKGGKFRFLPVTIQSESTVFRAVLRLQLRTGFSIRTLDPGIKVDIGDLSTDQLKASAGIEARVYANVAEFVTNVTLPGSGSDSQPACALKVVQDYKLAIGAAAGASLAFLGNTYGPTPATEIPIFYTTLASACLTRASIATSSASPTTARAVRRAKGDPSTTTTVTTVTYTATACMSPGLMNCPASLQTVSKNVVTKTLSAAVVSGSSVVWSTAVATAIATVPFPRDAMTLTGSSGAPKSYVPPPPTTTTGRTQSSGVSASPTETATASSEDTGGVNKKLILGLTLGLGLPALIAIIGASIIVLRRRRDTRFASFIMTDEAEPPQAMHKNGKHRQTMFGYAAVQDHD, encoded by the exons ATGCTTGACTTATTATGGAAGTTGTCCTTGCTCGTGACCTGGCTCTGCGGCTTCGCAACAGTTGCAGAGTCCTCTGAGCTCGTTGTGCGCAACCTTCCGGGCCATTCTCCTGATGACACAGTTCGTGAGATCCGGCGACGACTGGACCTCAGAGCAAAAAGCGCCAACACCACCGTCTTGTTCGATAACTCCACATCATTGGACGCTGCACTCAACGACAAGACTCTCTTTGAGTT CAAAACTGACAACGTGGCACACCGGCTGGGCAATGGCACAAATGTCCATGCCGGCATCCAGATCCGATGTGCCAAATGCTACATCAAGGGTGTTGCTAGAGCCAAGCTCACCAAACAGGGGTCATTCAATGGAAGCGATGTCCTGGACGATATCAAGAACAATACAAAAAGCACGTTCAACAGCATAACAGGCTACTGGAATAACGTCACAAGCGTCATCAAGGGGAATATAAAGAACATGACACTCGACGAGATAACTACCGAGATTGAGCAGCTGCCTCCGCCTCAAATCGATTTTAATGTTCGCCTGGACTTTCCGGACTACCAATTACAGGTCGCTTTTGTGAACACCGAGCTCTACGTAGAGCTCAACACTATACTTTCGTCTGGATTGAGCTACTCATTGACACTCTACTCATCGAAAAATTTCGGTATTGACCTCGAAAACGGCTTGTTTGTCGGTGTCGTTTTCTCCATTGATCTCCTCCTCAGTGTGGACAATGAAGTCGTGATCAGCAGCGGATTCCATGTCAAACTTGACGATGAAGTCCTCATGACGATTGCACTGTTTAGCAAGCAGGCATCTGGCCTGGAATT TAAGGGAGGCAAGTTCAGGTTTCTGCCCGTCACCATCCAGAGCGAGAGCACCGTTTTTCGAGCCGTCCTGCGCCTGCAGCTGCGTACGGGCTTCTCCATAAGAACACTGGACCCTGGTATCAAGGTTGACATTGGCGACTTATCGACCGATCAACTCAAAGCGTCTGCAGGGATCGAGGCGCGAGTCTACGCCAACGTTGCCGAGTTCGTGACAAACGTGACGCTTCCAGGTTCAGGAAGCGACAGCCAACCGGCATGCGCCTTAAAGGTCGTTCAAGATTACAAACTGGCgattggtgccgccgccggcgcgtcaCTAGCCTTCCTGGGCAACACATACGGCCCTACACCGGCAACGGAGATTCCAATCTTCTATACCACATTGGCATCTGCTTGCTTGACAAGGGCATCTATAGCAACTAGCAGCGCAtcgcccaccaccgctcGTGCCGTACGTCGAGCCAAGGGCGacccctcgacgacgacgacggtcaCCACAGTGACCTACACGGCAACAGCGTGCATGTCTCCGGGCCTGATGAACTGCCCAGCGTCGCTGCAAACCGTTTCGAAGAACGTCGTCACCAAGACTTTGAGCGCGGCAGTTGTCTCAGGATCGTCCGTAGTGTGGTCAACGGCAGTGGCCACGGCAATTGCGACAGTGCCCTTTCCTCGGGACGCCATGACGCTTACCGGATCGTCTGGCGCGCCCAAGTCGTACGttccaccgccgccaaccaccaccacgggccGAACGCAAAGTTCAGGCGTATCTGCGTCTCCAACAGAAACAGCCACGGCGTCAAGCGAAGACACTGGAGGAGTAAACAAGAAGCTCATACTTGGACTGACCCTTGGTCTTGGCCTACCTGCCCTCATTGCCATCATCGGTGCCTCAAT CATTGTTCTGAGACGACGTCGTGATACACGGTTTGCTTCCTTTATAATGACGGATGAGGCGGAGCCTCCACAAGCAATGCACAAGAACGGAAAGCATCGACAGACCATGTTCGGCTATGCCGCCGTTCAAGATCATGATTAG
- a CDS encoding uncharacterized protein (COG:K~EggNog:ENOG503PBGW) encodes MSQHGPLSSDGVPLDHGASAVPRTGSPQTLEYSIPIQRLSCEQCRARKVKCDRIYPCTPCTGRQIKCTFPGGFKPRQKRHRPLVSSSYEDKIDDISSKLDQIRTAIDTIGLSTRPVASAPRTSQPKVLPRGTLTPATSSSTRGQSSRAASIRDDVSEAESEDDTPLRTHAAHAADLVQQMVNNTSSGLTPDVTSSLDALQKIVQTKAKRKAQAVSSILSKAVESPTIEGLKLPPLETAMMCLGMLRENETIKYLCFFEIESVGEFVEYLPACYSQKPAITDLIIVNVGLARIFYCCSCYETDAHLREEYESQSAACYRNIDLVMPQLPFAASHTFDLALALCMASSHYMEIARPRMAWKLAVHATHVCQTLGFNRADSLGGDSSTAPQRQKRVFITCCIMEKTLAFCLGKASTVRSSDVPATDVGMEYGFGASLDPLWRKWIAIALVQDQVYDDLCSPRALVQPDNVRYARARYLAAEMEKLFFTQDSAETRCMQAMRDTVGDTIADVFWRSTRVSGLAMLTLIHRTTTPDTSTGSGFSEACVSAAVQALEEHQQCMNLLDDETHSMVDFYVQWALLSAPFVPYIVVFCITVETSSPLYLTKLASVVKATEKVADTYREVYGKQLAIFRLMYDVACKCVEARSTDSEASRQLGKSTDATASISAAQYNMAASSSSAVFNDQSFGFQTLDAAGAGMGVEHSGALLGSNMVGLSLSDWMDQNYQIFQLLEEDSVMDWDARGAPGQ; translated from the exons ATGTCACAACACGGGCCCCTCTCCTCGGATGGCGTGCCGCTGGACCACGGCGCGTCGGCTGTCCCTAGAACGGGAAGCCCCCAGACGCTGGAGTACTCTATACCCATTCAGAGGCTTTCA TGTGAACAGTGCCGGGCGCGCAAG GTCAAGTGCGACCGCATTTACCCGTGCACGCCATGCACGGGCAGGCAGATCAAATGCACGTTTCCTGGCGGGTTCAAGCCCCGGCAGAAGAGGCATCGCCCTCTTGTGTCGAGCTCATA TGAAGACAAAATCGACGATATTTCCAGCAAGCTTGACCAGATCAGGACGGCCATTGACACAATCGGGCTCTCCACCCGTCCTGTCGCCAGCGCGCCACGCACCTCGCAACCCAAGGTCTTGCCTCGCGGGACGTTGACCCCAGCAACCTCATCTTCAACCCGTGGGCAATCTTCGCGAGCAGCTAGCATCCGAGATGATGTGTCCGAGGCCGAGTCGGAGGACGACACACCGCTCCGAACGCACGCTGCACACGCGGCGGACTTGGTACAGCAGATGGTGAACAACACCAGCTCCGGGCTGACTCCCGACGTGACCTCGAGCCTTGACGCTCTACAAAAAATTGTACAGACCAAAGCAAAGCGCAAGGCTCAAGCCGTGTCGTCCATTTTGTCCAAGGCCGTGGAGAGTCCAACAATCGAAGGCCTGAAATTACCCCCACTCGAAACCGCCATGATGTGCCTCGGCATGTTACGAG AGAACGAGACGATCAAGTATCTCTGCTTCTTCGAAATTGAATCGGTCGGCGAATTCGTCGAGTATTTGCCCGCGTGTTACTCACAAAAGCCCGCCATCACGGATCTGATTATTGTCAACGTCGGCTTGGCCCGCATCTTCTACTGCTGCAGCTGTTACGAAACCGATGCGCACTTGCGAGAGGAGTACGAAAGCCAGTCTGCGGCCTGTTACCGGAACATCGATCTGGTGATGCCTCAGCTTCCGTTTGCTGCGTCGCATACGTTCGACTTGGCTCTAGCCTTGTGCATGGCT TCGTCGCATTACATGGAAATCGCGAGGCCACGAATGGCCTGGAAACTGGCCGTGCACGCGACGCACGTCTGCCAGACTCTAGGCTTTAACCGCGCAGActccctgggcggcgacagctCGACAGCCCCTCAGCGGCAGAAGCGGGTATTCATAACGTGCTGCATCATGGAGAAGACCCTGGCATTCTGCCTCGGAAAAGCATCCACGGTCCGTAGCAGCGACGTGCCAGCGACAGACGTCGGGATGGAGTATGGCTTTGGCGCGTCCCTGGATCCGTTGTGGCGCAAATGGATCGCCATTGCTCTGGTGCAGGACCAGGTGTACGATGACCTTTGCAGTCCTAGAGCGCTGGTGCAGCCAGACAACGTCAGATATGCCAGAGCACGGTACCTAGCCGCCGAGATGGAGAAGTTGTTCTTCACGCAGGATAGCGCCGAG ACGCGATGCATGCAAGCGATGCGAGACACAGTCGGGGACACTATAGCAGACGTCTTCTGGAGGTCCACGAGAGTATCAGGACTGGCAATGTTGACGCTCATTCATCGAACTACAACCCCAGATACGAGCACGGGATCCGGATTCTCAGAAGCGtgcgtctcggcggcggttcAGGCTTTGGAAGAGCACCAGCAGTGCATGAATCTGCTCGATGACGAAACACACAGCATGGTGGACTTTTACGTTCAATG GGCTCTTCTGTCAGCACCATTTGTCCCTtacatcgtcgtcttctgcaTTACGGTCGAGACATCATCGCCTCTTTACCTAACGAAACTCGCCTCTGTCGTTAAAGCCACTGAGAAGGTGGCTGATACGTATCGCGAAGTCTATGGGAAGCAACTCGCCATTTTCAGACTCATGTACGATGTTGCGTGTAAGTGCGTCGAGGCGAGAAGTACCGATTCTGAGGCATCGCGTCAGCTTGGCAAGTCGACAGACGCGACGGCAAGCATATCGGCAGCCCAGTACAACATGGCTGCTTCCAGTTCCTCGGCTGTGTTCAACGACCAGTCTTTCGGGTTCCAGACCCTCGATGCAGCCGGAGCAGGCATGGGGGTTGAGCACTCGGGGGCCTTGCTTGGCAGCAACATGGTTGGGCTCTCCCTTAGCGACTGGATGGATCAAAACTATCAGATtttccagctcctcgaggaggacaGCGTAATGGACTGGGACGCGCGAGGGGCTCCGGGTCAATGA
- the YHB1 gene encoding Nitric oxide oxidoreductase (COG:C~EggNog:ENOG503NWBB): MFAQRILRAGSRSWAPAARRSFAAVSTPALTPQQKDIVKATIPALEQHGVAITTLFYKRLLTEHPELRNIFNTAHQATGEQPAALAHAVWAYASNIDNPGALKDAVSRIGHKHASLGVTAEQYPIVGQGLLAAIKDTLGSAATPEILDAWAAAYQQLADIFINFESDLYRQAKTTPGGWKGWRKFFVSAKVPESDEIISFHLTPEDRDALPAYQPGQFVSVRCFVPELGAYQPRQYSLSDVPNQKYFQISVKREFAHDDRPAGRVSNVLHETLPVGSELDVSFPFGDFVLDVNATTPAVLMSGGVGLTPMMAMLKTLVEQAKERKVVFVHAARNGRVHAMKPTLSKIVSENPQVSRAVFYEQVADGDKKGEDYDFVGRVDLSSIKDVAVVPDADYYICGPLPFMKAQSAALAGMGVEPARIHMELFGSPSE, from the coding sequence ATGTTTGCACAGAGGATCCTTCGGGCTGGGTCCCGATcatgggcgccggcggcgcggaggagcttcgccgccgtctccacaCCGGCGCTCACTCCACAGCAAAAGGACATCGTCAAGGCCACCATCCCGGCGCTAGAGCAacacggcgtcgccatcaccacaCTCTTCTACAAGCGGCTCCTCACCGAGCACCCCGAGCTGCGAAACATCTTCAACACGGCGCACCAGGCCAcgggcgagcagcccgccgccctggcgcaCGCCGTCTGGGCGTACGCGTCCAACATTGACAACCCCGGGGCGCTCAAGGACGCCGTCTCGCGCATCGGACACAAGCACGCCAGCCTGGGCGTCACGGCGGAGCAGTATCCCAtcgtcggccagggcctcttggccgccatcaaggacacGCTggggagcgcggcgacgcccgagatTCTCGacgcctgggcggccgcgtaccagcagctcgccgacatcTTCATCAACTTCGAGAGCGACCTGTACCGCCAGGccaagacgacgccgggcggCTGGAAGGGATGGCGCAAGTTCTTCGTGTCGGCCAAGGTCCCCGAGAGCGACGAGATCATCTCCTTCCACCTGACGCCCGAGGATCGAGACGCGCTCCCGGCCTACCAGCCCGGCCAGTTCGTCAGCGTCCGCTGCTTCGTCCCCGAGCTGGGCGCGTACCAGCCCCGACAGTACAGCCTGTCCGACGTCCCCAACCAAAAGTACTTTCAGATCTCGGTCAAACGGGAGTTCGCCCATGACGACCGGCCAGCGGGCCGCGTGTCCAACGTCCTGCACGAGACCCTGCCGGTGGGCTCGGAGCTCGACGTCAGCTTCCCCTTTGGAGACTTCGTGCTCGACGTCAAcgccaccacgcccgcggTGCTCatgagcggcggcgtgggtCTGACGCCCATGATGGCCATGCTCAAGACGCTggtcgagcaggccaaggagcgcaaggtcgtcttcgtccacgccgcccgcaacgGCCGCGTGCACGCCATGAAGCCGACCCTGTCCAAGATTGTGTCAGAGAACCCCCAGGTCAGCCGCGCCGTCTTCTacgagcaggtcgccgacggggacaagaagggcgaggacTACGACTTTGTCGGTAGGGTGGACCTGAGCAGCATCAAGGACGTGGCCGTCGTTCCCGATGCCGATTACTACATTTGCGGTCCGCTGCCCTTCATGAAGGCCCAGagcgcggcgttggcgggcaTGGGCGTGGAGCCGGCGCGCATACACATGGAGTTGTTTGGCTCGCCGTCGgagtaa
- a CDS encoding Glutathione transferase (COG:O~EggNog:ENOG503Q4NH) — protein MSAPQTKRIKTTDDAPYELIYWPGIPGRGELIRVLFEEAGVPYTDTAKTAGDKAVPLVLGYMDASNTGDATNPPVFAPPVLKHGSLTINQVPNILLYLAPKLGLAGADSDADGLFHLNGIVLTLLDGFVNEVHETHHPVATSLTYEEQKPEAKKRAKAFTEERLPKFLGYVQRVLDAKTSGDGPWLYGDKLTYADLVLFQCLDGTTYAFPKSVGKLQESGKYDGVFKVYDAIKERPNIKKYLESDRRALYSSGIWRYYPELEE, from the exons ATGTCTGCCCCGCAAACGAAGCGCATCAAGaccaccgacgacgctccCTACGAGCTCATCTACTGGCCTGGCATCCCCGGGCGTGGCGAGCTCATCCGTGTGCTCTTTGAGGAGGCCGGCGTGCCCTACACCgacacggccaagacggcgggcgacaaggcggTGCCCCTGGTGCTCGGATACATGGACGCCAGCAACACGGGCGACGCCACCAACCCGCCCGTCTTCGCGCCCCCCGTGCTCAAGCACGGCAGCCTCACCATCAACCAGGTGCCCAACATCCTGCTCTACCTGGCCCCGAAACTAGGGCTTGcgggcgccgacagcgacgccgacgggctgTTCCACCTCAACGGGATTGTGCTGACGCTGCTGGACGGCTTCGTCAACGAGGTCCACGAGACGCATCATCCTGTCGCAACGTCATTGACCTACGAGGAGCAGAagcccgaggccaagaagcgcgcAAAGGCTTTTACCGAGGAGCGGTTGCCCAAGTTCTTGGGCTACGTCCAGCGGGTGCTAGACGCGAAGaccagcggcgacgggccgtgGCTATATGGCGACAAGCTCACATACGCAGATCTAGTGTTGTTCCAG TGCCTGGACGGAACCACGTATGCGTTTCCCAAGTCCGTGGGAAAGCTGCAAGAGTCGGGCAAGTACGACGGCGTGTTCAAGGTGTATGATGCGATCAAGGAGAGGCCCAACATCAAAAAGTATCTCGAGAGCGATCGCCGCGCGCTGTATTCGAGCGGCATCTGGAGGTACTACCCCGAGCTGGAGGAGTAG
- a CDS encoding uncharacterized protein (COG:H~EggNog:ENOG503PA55) encodes MVASYELYDDSAWDRGEAIFDAMRDTIFNEDLYHEIARFVTKHRKGGSPMKFFPPRLGGFNFHYRIQYSDGFSAIIRFPLPGYFRMAEEKLLAEVAAIRYIADHTTIPVPFVLHYGMTEDSPGKLGPFLIMEYIENSGDVTDVLRRPDQACGEKPVLDPDVDEAKLEYVYSQIADIMLQLSACNFSKIGCLGLRSHDSNDGNDGDPDVSCRPLSFNMAQLGEVGGVPHFELLATSKTFSSSSEYFSALADMHMQQLSYQRNQAVKSADDCRRKYIARQLFRKLAAERRVASSDTDLGPFKLWCDDFRPANILVDASHRIVGVIDWEFTYAAPAEFTYAPPWWLLLVMPEEWPEGLDDWTTKYEARLGTFLRAMESKERELIGKGLLDDSQVLSRRMRCSWETGDFWVAYAARKSWAFDGIFWKFLDKRFFGNNEEGAFIDRLKRLPPKKITAMEGFVERKMQEKEECSLVDWYVEESESKLLPNILAVG; translated from the exons ATGGTAGCATCCTATGAGCTTTACGATGACAGCGCTTGGGACCGTGGCGAGGCCATCTTTGATGCCATGCGAGATACCATCTTCAATGAGGACCTCTACCACGAAATTGCAAGATTCGTTACCAAACATCGCAAGGGTGGAAGCCCAATGAAGTTTTTCCCACCCCGGCTGGGGGGGTTCAATTTCCATTACCGCATCCAGTACTCCGATGGCTTTTCTGCCATCATCCGCTTCCCCCTGCCTGGCTATTTCCGAATGGCTgaggagaagctcctcgccgaggtggcTGCGATACGATACATCGCAGATCATACAACCATACCTGTGCCCTTCGTCCTCCACTATGGAATGACAGAGGACAGTCCCGGCAAGCTCGGCCCCTTCCTCATCATGGAGTACATTGAAAATTCCGGCGACGTGACCGATGTGCTAAGGAGACCTGACCAGGCCTGTGGAGAGAAGCCAGTCCTCGATCCAGACGTAGACGAAGCGAAACTCGAGTACGTTTACAGTCAAATCGCCGACATCATGCTCCAACTGTCTGCGTGCAACTTCTCCAAGATTGGATGCCTAGGATTGAGGAGCCACGACagcaacgacggcaacgacggtGACCCAGACGTCTCTTGCCGGCCACTGTCTTTCAATATGGCCCAGCTTGGAGAGGTAGGAGGTGTCCCTCATTTCGAGCTGCTTGCTACGTCCAAGAcattctcctcctcgtccgaaTATTTTTCTGCTTTAGCAGATATGCATATGCAACAACTCTCGTACCAGCGCAATCAAGCCGTCAAATCTGCCGATGACTGCCGGAGGAAATACATCGCTAG GCAACTCTTCCGCAAGCTAGCCGCGGAACGCCGCGTGGCCTCGTCGGACACAGATCTTGGGCCATTCAAGCTGTGGTGCGACGACTTCCGGCCGGCCAACATCCTTGTCGATGCGAGCCATCGAATTGTCGGCGTGATCGACTGGGAGTTCACCTACGCCGCACCTGCCGAGTTTACGTATGCCCCGCCTTGGTGGCTTCTTCTTGTAATGCCTGAGGAGTGGCCAGAAGGGCTGGATGACTGGACTACCAAGTACGAGGCTCGGCTCGGTACCTTTCTTCGAGCCATGGAAAGCAAGGAGCGTGAGTTGATTGGGAAAGGCCTCCTTGACGATTCGCAAGTGCTGTCTAGACGCATGCGCTGTAGTTGGGAGACGGGCGACTTCTGGGTTGCCTACGCAGCACGCAAGTCCTGGGCGTTTGATGGCATCTTCTGGAAGTTCCTCGACAAGCGATTCTTCGGGAACAATGAGGAGGGCGCTTTCATCGACAGGCTGAAGCGACTGCCGCCCAAGAAAATTACCGCGATGGAAGGATTCGTGGAGAGGAAGATGCAAGAAAAGGAGGAGTGTTCGTTGGTCGATTGGTATGTCGAGGAGTCCGAGTCGAAATTGCTACCGAATATTCTCGCTGTGGGCTGA